The bacterium DNA segment GCCGGCCTCGCGCGCGGGCTGGTTCGCGGGCTTCGGCGAGCAGGGCCCGCACCGCCTGCTGGTGGTGGAGGATTCTGCCGGCCTCGCCGGCTACGCGTGCAGCACGAGCTTCCGCCCGAAGACCGCCTATGCGCGTTCGGTGGAGACGAGCATCTACCTGCGCCCCGGCGCTGAGGGTCGCGGTCTCGGCGGCCGGCTCTACGCCGCGCTCTTCGCCGAGCTGGAACGCGAGCTTGTGCACCGCGCCTACGCGGTGATCGCCCTGCCCAACCCGGCCTCGATCGCGCTGCACGCGCGCCTGGGCTTCCACTCTGCCGGCGTCCTGCACGAGGTGGGCTTCAAGTTCGGTCGCTACTGGGACGCAGAGATCTTCGAGAAGTCGTTGCTAGGAGCTTGAGCTTCGCGAGGGTTCTACTTGACCAATAGCATTGGGCGAGCCGTGGCGCCTTGCGCCGTCTCGAGGCGATAGAAGTACACGCCCGACGGCGCCGGCTGGCCGGCGCTGTTGCGGCCGTCCCAGCGCAGCTCGTGCCGGCCCGCGGGGACGTGGCGCTGCGCAGACAGGAAGCACACCAGCCGCCCGCTCAGATCGTGGATGCTGAGCGTGATCGCGCTCGCCGAGGCAAGGCTGAAGGGGATCGTTGTGCTCGGGTTGAAGGGGTTGGGGTAGTTCGCCTCGAGCGTGACGCCCGGCGGTGCCGGCGCGCCAACTGCGGTCAGCGTGCATTCAGCGCCGTGGTTGCCCATGAGAACGCCACAGGCGTTGTTCGGGGGCAGGCAGGGTGAGTCTTCGGCGACGCCGAGGGTATCGTAGTTCGGATCGCAGAGGAGAGGGTCTTCGGAGATGTTGCCATTGAGGCCCGTCTGGTCCTCGAGCATGCCGCCATAGTTCCCGCCTTCGTTTCCCCAGACGTCGCAGCAGCTCACGGACACGCCATCCGTGTCGACGATCGAGATCCCATAGGCGAGGTAGTTGTTGGCGATGAGGCAGTTCTCGATGCTGACGACAGTGCCGTAGAGGCAATCGATGGCGGTGCCGAAGTTACCGACAATGGTCAGGCCGCGCAAAGTTGGACTACCGAGTTCATGCACGAGGATCGCGCTGCCCGCGTTGGCGCGGTTGCCCTTGAAGTCGCAGTTCTCCACCAACCCGCCCGAGGGATCGCCAAGCTCATCGTAGTAGAGCGCCCCACCCCAGCGCGTGGCGTAGTTGCCAATGAAAGTGCAATCCTGGAGCGTAAGAGTCGTACCCCGCATCGCGATCGCGCCGCCATCGCGGGCCTCGTTGTTGATGAAGTAGCAGTGGGTTAGAGTGATGGCGGAATCCTCGCACTGCAGTGCTCCACCGGCGACTCCGGCGCTATTGCCTACGAAGTGCACGTTCTCGAAGTATGCAGCTGTGTTGTGAACGACAGCGCCTCCACCGTAGCCGCCCCCTGCGGTATTGGAAAAGACGCAATCCCTAATCTCCGCAGAACCCGGCCAGGTCAGCCCCAATGCGCCACCCGACGAAAGGACGGTGTTGCTCTCGATGATGGAGTTGGTCAGGAGCAACGAGCTGTAGATCGCGCCGATCCCGCCGTAGTAGGAAACCTCGGAGTCGGTGATCACGAGATCATCGAGTGTCGGGCTTGAGTACTCGCAGCGAATGCCTCCCGACGTTAGACGGGTCGAGCCTCCGCCGTGGATGATTCGGAACCCGGACATGCGCGCAGACCGACTCTCCCCAGAAACGAAGAGTGCCCCTCGGCCTTGGTACTCGCAGTCGATTGTCGTGGCCGCGGATCCATCTCGGCCCAGAAGGCAGACGGGTTTGCCTAGGAAGTCGAGATCGCGGTTCCCTGGACCGCTAAAGGTGCCGGGGAAGGCAAGAACCGTATCGCCGGGCGAGGCAGCATCGATGGCCGCTTGGAGTGTGGGGAAAATCCCCTGTCCGCTC contains these protein-coding regions:
- a CDS encoding N-acetyltransferase family protein; translated protein: MVIRPGRAGDLAAILAILNHYIRETHHSFDVEPHTPASRAGWFAGFGEQGPHRLLVVEDSAGLAGYACSTSFRPKTAYARSVETSIYLRPGAEGRGLGGRLYAALFAELERELVHRAYAVIALPNPASIALHARLGFHSAGVLHEVGFKFGRYWDAEIFEKSLLGA
- a CDS encoding T9SS type A sorting domain-containing protein, which gives rise to MSGFRIIHGGGSTRLTSGGIRCEYSSPTLDDLVITDSEVSYYGGIGAIYSSLLLTNSIIESNTVLSSGGALGLTWPGSAEIRDCVFSNTAGGGYGGGAVVHNTAAYFENVHFVGNSAGVAGGALQCEDSAITLTHCYFINNEARDGGAIAMRGTTLTLQDCTFIGNYATRWGGALYYDELGDPSGGLVENCDFKGNRANAGSAILVHELGSPTLRGLTIVGNFGTAIDCLYGTVVSIENCLIANNYLAYGISIVDTDGVSVSCCDVWGNEGGNYGGMLEDQTGLNGNISEDPLLCDPNYDTLGVAEDSPCLPPNNACGVLMGNHGAECTLTAVGAPAPPGVTLEANYPNPFNPSTTIPFSLASASAITLSIHDLSGRLVCFLSAQRHVPAGRHELRWDGRNSAGQPAPSGVYFYRLETAQGATARPMLLVK